CCATTGCCGGAGATATCAGTGAAGACGCTGTCGGAGACGCTGCTGTCCTGCGCGCCCTCGCCGAGGTCGAGCCCGGCCGCGCCCAGGTGGGCGAAGACGGTGTCCTGGAACTCGATCCGGTGCCCGTGCGAAATCGAGACGTTGCCGGGTTCCTTCGTCCAGTCCGCGTACGGGCAGGCGCCGCCGGGCGTGAACTGGCACAGGCCTTGCGTGGCCCAGCCGCGTTCGCCGGTGATCCGGTAGCCGGCCTGGATTTCGGAGAACCCTTCCCCCGACGAAGGTTCGAGCCAGGTCGCATAGGAGAACTGGATGCCGCGGAAAGAGATGTCGTGGACCGGCGCCTCGGCGGTGCCCCGCCCGTCCACGAGCTTCTCCAGCGCGGGCATCTCGACGTCGGCCCAGTGCAGGTTCTCGCCCTTGCGCGGCAGGTAGTACACGGTGTGCGCGGAGCGGTCGAGATACCACTCGCCGGGGGTGTCCAGCAGCTCGAACGCATTCTCCACATAGGACGGTTGCCGTCCGTTGGTGAGATCGCCCGGGCCGACCATGTTGACCGAACGGCCGGGGATGTCGGCGAACATCACGCGCCGGGTCGAGTTGTCCCAGCACGGCTGCGCCATAGTGATCGTCGTGCCCTGCGCCGAGGCGATCGGACAGCGCGGCTCGGTCCACTGGCCGAGGCCGTTGCGCTCGACGTTCCACAGCTCCTCGCCGCTGGTGTACACCAGTTCGAGGTCGCTCGGGTTTCGCCAGTGCGCCATGGTGTCCGCGGACGCGGTGTACCCGGTGTCGGTCGCCTTCACCGTCACCGGAAGCCGGCCGGACGCTCGCTGCGCGCGGACGCCGTCGACGTACAGCTGGCGCGTGTTGTCCAGCCCGGCGGGCGCGGGGGCGGAGTAGAGCCCGGGCCGTCCGGCGACCGGACGCCAGCCGGTGACCTGCTTGCCGCCGCTGACCACGGTGCCCGGCGAACCCTGCCAGACGATCCGGTGGCCATTCGTGCCGGAATCCGTCGCGTCGAGTTGCAGCGGCTTGTCGAGCCGGTAGGTGCCGGAAGCGACGTGCACGGTCAGGTCGGAGTTCAGGCGCGCGGCGCGCTGCCGGACCAGCTGCTGGGCGCGGGGGAGCGTGCGGACCGGCGACCAGACGGCCCCGGACCCGGAATCGTTGCCCCACGGCGAGACGTACACGTCCTGGCTGCCCGGCCACGCCGCGGCCGCGCCGGCGGGCAGCAGCGCGGTCGCCGCCACCACCGCCGCGGCTAACCCGAGGGAGCGCGCTGGTCTGAGCTTCATCCGGGACCTCCGTGTTCGCCACTGAACGACGCGAGCCGCGCCGAGAGAAAGATAGGATCTATTCCGGAGCGTGTCGAGAGGTCGCGAGCGAATTTTCTTGGCATTCACGGTGGTGAACAGGGTTGATCCGGTCGGCGGGTTCCGTCCCGGTTAGCGGTCAGTGATCCGATGAATCATTGCTGTCGGCGCTCCGGCGCGCGTACAACGAAGCGATCCCCGGGAGAGGTGGTCGCGATGAAGCGAAGTCGGATCGGTGTGCTGGCCGCGGCGGTAGCGGTGCTCTTCGGAACGCTGGCCGGAACAGCCGCGGCGGACAGCCCGTCAATCGAGTCCTGGACGCCGGTGGCGAGAACGCCGCCGATGGGCTGGAGCAGCTGGAGCGCGCTGCGCCGGAAATTCACCGAGGAAACGATCAAGGCTCAGGCCGACGTGATGCACGACCGGCTCGCCGCGTACGGCTATCGGTACCTCAACATCGACGCGGGCTGGAACGACCACGTCGACGAGTTCGGCCGGGTCGCGCCGGACCCGAAGAAATTCCCGAACGGCATCGCCTCGCTCGCCCGGTACCTGCACCAGCGCGGCCTGAAATTCGGCATCTACCTGGTGCCCGGCGTCCCGGCGCAAGCGGTGGCGGCCGATTCGCCGATCGAGGGCACTCCGTACCGGGTGCACGACATCGTCATGGCGGGCGCGGGCAACACCGCGGACGACAAATCCGCGAAGCTCGACTTCAGCAAGCCCGGCGCGGCCGCGTACGTCCGCTCGCAGGCGCGGCAACTGGCCGCGTGGGGCGTCGACTACATCAAAATGGACTTCGTCGGACCCGGCGGCGGCAAGATCCCGGCGGACAACCGCGAGGACATCCGGCAGTGGCACGCGGCGGTCCAGGCCACCGGCCGTCCGATCCACTTGGAACTGTCGAACTCGCTCAGCATCGCCGAGGCCGCGACCTGGCAGCGCTACAGCAACGGCTGGCGGATCGAGGGCGACATCGAGTGCTACTCGCACTGCGTCGGCCTCACGAACTGGGACGTGCGAGTCAAACTCCGCTTCGCCGACGCTCCGAAATGGACGCAATACGCGGGTCCGGGGCACTGGAACGACCTGGACTCCATCGAGGTCGGCAACGGCGAAGCCAACGGCATCACCCCGGACGAGCGGCAGAGCGTCCTGACGCTGTGGGCGATCGAAGCCTCGCCGCTGCTGCTCGGCACCGACCTGACCAAACTTGATCCGGACGACCTGAAACTGCTCACCAACCGCGAGGTGCTGGCCGTCGACCAGGCCGGACGGCCGGCGCGGCCGGTCTCGCAGGCGACCGAGCAGCAGGTGTGGTTCAGCCCCGACGGCCGGGGCGGGGTGACGGTCGCGCTGTTCAACCTGGGATCGACGGAATCTCCGGTGACCGCGTCCTGGAAGGACCTGGGGCTGCGCGGCCCGGCGGCGGTGCGGGATCTGTGGACGCATAGGAACCTGGGCGTGAGCCGGGACAGCTTCACCGCGACGCTGGCGCCGCACGCTTCGCGACTGCTGCACCTGGTCCCGCGGCCTCGCTGAGCTGTCCGTGAAGGGCTCCTTGCGGGAATCAGATTCCCGCAAGGAGCCCTTCACGGACAACAACCTCGCTCCGGGGCGGGGCTGGCTCGGCGGGCCATTGCGAGTGAGTCGTCCGTGAGGGCCACCTGCACGGACTCTGATTCCCCCAGGGTTCCCCTCACGGACCACCAGGGAAGGCTCCGGAGGTGCCCGGGCGGGGTACCTCCGGAGCGCTTCGGCCTGCGCGCGCTCGATTCGAGCACTGTCGGTGGCGGAGCCCGCCGGGGCGCCGCCGTTCGGGTGCGAGGGCCGTTCATCTCAGCGTGTCGGCCGGCTCGCGTTCCGTTCACCCGGTTCATCTGGCACTCTGGACCCCGTGTTGCGGCTTGCAGGTGCACGGCTGCTCGACGATCGGGACTATCCGGCAGTGCGCGCTGCGCTCGCCGCCGACCCGGTGGGCAGCTGCATGGTCAGCGCCCGGGTCGAGGCGGCCGGTCTCGACCCGTGGCGGCTCGGTGGCGAGCTGTGGGCGGCCGATTCCCGTCCGGTGCGCGCCGGACGGCTCACCGGTTTGTGCTTCGCCGGGCCCAACCTGATCCCGTTGCGCGGCAACGCTTCGGCGCTGCGCTCCTTCGCCGACCGCGCCCTGCGCCGCCAGCGCACCTGCTCTTCGCTCGTCGGTCCCGCGCCGCAGGTGCTCGGGCTGTGGGACGAGCTGTCGTCGGAATGGGGACCGGCCCGCGAGGTGCGCGGCGACCAGCCGCTGATGGCGCTCGAAGGCGACCCGCTGGTGCCCGCCGATCCGCAGGTCCGCACCGTCCGCCCGCACGAACTGGACCGCTACCTGCCCGCGGCGGTGGCGATGTTCATCGAGGAGGTCGGCGTCGACCCGCGCGCGGGCGACGGCGGGGCCAGCTACCGCGCCCGGGTCAGCGAGCTGATCTCCACCGGCCGCGCGTTCGCCCGGTTCGAGGACGGCGAGGTCGTGTTCAAGGCCGAGATCGGCGCGATGTCCGCGCGGGTCGGCCAGATCCAGGGCGTGTGGGTGCACCCGGACCGGCGCGGCAGCGGGCTCGGCACCGCGGGCACCGCCGCGGTGGTGAATCGCCTGGTCCACGGCCTCGGCCGGACCGCGAGCCTCTACGTGAACGGGTTCAACGCGCCCGCGCTCGCGGCGTACCGGCGGATCGGGTTCCAGCAGGTCGGCCAGTACGCGACCGTGCTGTTCTGAGCTGGCTGCGCCGCGGCCGGGCGAGGTCGTAGGCTGGGGACATGTCCGTTCGCGCCCCGTTGAAGCCCGGTGTCCAGACGCCGCGCCGTGCCGTCCCCGCCGACATCGCCCGCCCCGAGTACGTGGACCGGCCGGCGCCGAAACGGGACACCGGCAACGGAGTGCGCACGCCCGAGGTCATCGAGGCGATGCGGGTCGCGTCGAAGATCGCCGCGCAGGCGCTCGAGGAGGGCGGCAAGGCGGTCAAGCCGGGCGCGACCACCGACGACATCGACAAGGTCGTGCACGAGTTCCTGCTCGACCACCACGCGTATCCGTCGACGCTCGGCTACCGCGGCTACCCGAAGTCGTGCTGCACCTCGCTGAACGAGGTGATCTGCCACGGCATCCCGGACTCGACGGTGATCGAGGACGGCGACATCTGCAACATCGACGTGACCGCCTACATCGGCGGCGTGCACGGCGACACCAACGCGACCTTCCTGGCCGGCGACGTCTCCGAGGAGGTGCGGCTCCTGGTCGAGCGCACCCGCGAGGCGACCGCGCGCGCGATCAAGGCGGTCCGCCCGGGCCGTCAGCTCAACGTGATCGGCCGGGTGATCGAGGCGTACGCGAAGCGCTTCGGCTACGGCGTGGTCCGCGACTTCACCGGCCATGGCGTCGGCCCGGCGTTCCACACCGCGCCGACGGTGCTGCACTACGAGGAGCCGTCGGTGCAGACGCTGATCGAGGAGGGCATGACCTTCACGATCGAGCCGATGATCACGCTGGGCACCATCGACTACGACTTGTGGGACGACGACTGGACGGTCACCACGAAGGACAAGAAGTGGACGGCGCAGTTCGAGCACACCCTCGTGGTGACGGCTGACGGCGCGGAGATCCTGACCCTCCCGTAAGACGAGCTGTCCGTGAAGGGCTCCTTGAGGGAATCAGATTCCCTCAAGGAGCCCTTCACGGATTTCTACAAGTCCTCCGCCCGCGCGATCAGCTCGTCCAGGAATCCCGCTGCCTCGGCGGCGGACCGGTCGGCGTCGCGGGCTTCGATCGCGTCCACCAGTTCCCGGTGCCGGATCATCTCCGCGTGCTCCGGATTGTCCGAAGTGGACGCCACGCTCGCGGTGATCGCTTCCATCAGGCCGCGGTACAGCTCCAGCAGCAGCCCGTTGTGCCCGCACCGGACCACGACCTGGTGGAATTCCGCGTCGCTGCGGGCGAAATCGTCGAGGCGGCCTTCGTCCCAGTCGGTGTCGCGCCGGTC
The nucleotide sequence above comes from Amycolatopsis sp. AA4. Encoded proteins:
- the map gene encoding type I methionyl aminopeptidase, producing MSVRAPLKPGVQTPRRAVPADIARPEYVDRPAPKRDTGNGVRTPEVIEAMRVASKIAAQALEEGGKAVKPGATTDDIDKVVHEFLLDHHAYPSTLGYRGYPKSCCTSLNEVICHGIPDSTVIEDGDICNIDVTAYIGGVHGDTNATFLAGDVSEEVRLLVERTREATARAIKAVRPGRQLNVIGRVIEAYAKRFGYGVVRDFTGHGVGPAFHTAPTVLHYEEPSVQTLIEEGMTFTIEPMITLGTIDYDLWDDDWTVTTKDKKWTAQFEHTLVVTADGAEILTLP
- a CDS encoding glycoside hydrolase family 27 protein, with protein sequence MKRSRIGVLAAAVAVLFGTLAGTAAADSPSIESWTPVARTPPMGWSSWSALRRKFTEETIKAQADVMHDRLAAYGYRYLNIDAGWNDHVDEFGRVAPDPKKFPNGIASLARYLHQRGLKFGIYLVPGVPAQAVAADSPIEGTPYRVHDIVMAGAGNTADDKSAKLDFSKPGAAAYVRSQARQLAAWGVDYIKMDFVGPGGGKIPADNREDIRQWHAAVQATGRPIHLELSNSLSIAEAATWQRYSNGWRIEGDIECYSHCVGLTNWDVRVKLRFADAPKWTQYAGPGHWNDLDSIEVGNGEANGITPDERQSVLTLWAIEASPLLLGTDLTKLDPDDLKLLTNREVLAVDQAGRPARPVSQATEQQVWFSPDGRGGVTVALFNLGSTESPVTASWKDLGLRGPAAVRDLWTHRNLGVSRDSFTATLAPHASRLLHLVPRPR
- a CDS encoding GNAT family N-acetyltransferase, which translates into the protein MLRLAGARLLDDRDYPAVRAALAADPVGSCMVSARVEAAGLDPWRLGGELWAADSRPVRAGRLTGLCFAGPNLIPLRGNASALRSFADRALRRQRTCSSLVGPAPQVLGLWDELSSEWGPAREVRGDQPLMALEGDPLVPADPQVRTVRPHELDRYLPAAVAMFIEEVGVDPRAGDGGASYRARVSELISTGRAFARFEDGEVVFKAEIGAMSARVGQIQGVWVHPDRRGSGLGTAGTAAVVNRLVHGLGRTASLYVNGFNAPALAAYRRIGFQQVGQYATVLF